GAAAGGCTGGGATTATAAGTTCCTGATTCGAGTCGGGAAATAGCCGATTGTTTTGTACCAATCTTCTTAGCAAGTTCTTTTTGGCTTAATCCTCTCTCAATTCTTTTTTTGATAATCATTTCAATGACAGCAAACTCGGGCCTAAGTTTTTCATAGGCGTATTTAATCTTTTTATCTTTTAATAGTTCCCTTTTTAATTGCTTATAGGTTTTCTTGCGCATATATTTCTATATAACATATACGTTATACCCTGTCAAGC
The nucleotide sequence above comes from Candidatus Nealsonbacteria bacterium. Encoded proteins:
- a CDS encoding helix-turn-helix transcriptional regulator, whose amino-acid sequence is MRKKTYKQLKRELLKDKKIKYAYEKLRPEFAVIEMIIKKRIERGLSQKELAKKIGTKQSAISRLESGTYNPSLSFLQKVSEALDAKLKISLAEK